One genomic window of Polyangium aurulentum includes the following:
- a CDS encoding glutamate synthase subunit beta, with amino-acid sequence MGKITGFMEWTRVATPKRPKAERVQDAREFLLPLAPEAAQREGGRCMDCGVPFCHQGCPLGNLIPDFNAAVYRGRWREAYETLSSTNNFPEFTGRLCPAPCEAACVLAIDGDAVAIELMEKEISDRAFAEGWVQARPPSRRTGRRVAVVGSGPAGLAAAAQLNAAGHTVHVYERADRVGGLLRYGIPDFKMERAVLDRRVALMEAEGIVFHTGADVGGAISFGALRDEHDALLLAMGARAARELDVPGRDLAGVLRAMDYLEHHNRVVAGVASPEERLSAAGKRVLILGGGDTGSDCLGTALRQGAASVTQVELLPAPPQGRAANNPWPQWPMIFRTSSSQEEGGERVFGMMTKRLSGSDGKLAALESVRVELVRDAGGAARLVEVAGSEERFEVDLLLLAMGFTGPETSRLSEQLGVTLDARGNVQVDGHFATSAERVWCAGDACRGASLIVWAISDGREAARAIDAHLSGGKPRLPTRGAHLPFGGR; translated from the coding sequence ATGGGCAAGATCACTGGTTTCATGGAGTGGACCCGCGTCGCGACGCCCAAGCGCCCGAAGGCCGAGCGCGTGCAGGACGCCCGCGAGTTTCTGCTCCCGCTCGCCCCGGAGGCCGCGCAGCGCGAGGGCGGTCGGTGCATGGATTGCGGCGTGCCCTTCTGCCATCAGGGCTGCCCGCTCGGCAACCTGATCCCGGACTTCAACGCGGCGGTTTACCGCGGTCGCTGGCGCGAGGCGTACGAGACGCTCTCGTCCACCAACAACTTCCCCGAGTTCACCGGCCGCCTCTGCCCTGCCCCGTGCGAGGCCGCGTGCGTGCTCGCCATCGACGGCGACGCGGTCGCGATCGAGCTGATGGAAAAGGAGATCAGCGATCGCGCCTTCGCCGAGGGCTGGGTGCAGGCGCGGCCTCCCTCGCGGCGCACGGGCCGGCGCGTGGCCGTCGTGGGCTCGGGGCCTGCGGGGCTCGCAGCGGCGGCGCAGCTCAACGCGGCGGGACACACCGTGCACGTCTACGAGCGGGCCGACCGCGTGGGCGGGCTCCTGCGCTACGGCATCCCCGACTTCAAGATGGAGCGCGCCGTGCTCGATCGGCGCGTCGCGCTGATGGAAGCCGAGGGCATCGTCTTCCACACCGGCGCGGACGTCGGCGGCGCGATCTCCTTCGGCGCGCTGCGCGACGAGCACGACGCCTTGCTCCTCGCCATGGGCGCGCGGGCGGCGCGCGAGCTCGATGTCCCCGGCCGCGATCTCGCGGGCGTGCTCCGGGCCATGGATTACCTCGAGCACCACAACCGCGTCGTCGCCGGCGTCGCCTCGCCCGAGGAGCGGCTCTCCGCGGCGGGCAAGCGCGTGCTCATCCTGGGCGGCGGCGACACGGGCTCGGACTGCCTGGGCACCGCGCTGCGCCAGGGTGCCGCGTCCGTGACGCAGGTGGAGCTTCTGCCCGCGCCGCCGCAGGGCCGCGCCGCGAACAACCCCTGGCCGCAGTGGCCGATGATCTTCCGCACCTCGTCGAGCCAGGAAGAGGGCGGCGAGCGCGTCTTCGGCATGATGACGAAACGGCTCTCGGGGAGCGACGGCAAGCTCGCGGCGCTCGAATCCGTGCGCGTGGAGCTCGTGCGCGACGCGGGCGGCGCGGCGCGGCTCGTCGAGGTCGCGGGGAGCGAGGAGCGCTTCGAGGTCGACCTGCTCCTGCTCGCCATGGGCTTCACGGGGCCCGAGACCTCGCGGCTCTCCGAGCAGCTCGGCGTCACGCTCGACGCGCGCGGCAACGTGCAGGTGGACGGGCATTTCGCCACCTCCGCCGAGCGCGTGTGGTGCGCGGGCGACGCCTGCCGGGGCGCGAGCCTCATCGTCTGGGCGATCTCCGACGGCCGCGAGGCCGCTCGCGCCATCGACGCCCACCTCTCGGGCGGAAAGCCGCGGCTGCCCACGCGCGGCGCTCACCTGCCCTTCGGAGGACGCTGA
- the thrA gene encoding bifunctional aspartate kinase/homoserine dehydrogenase I yields MTAAAWVVHKFGGTSVANAERYRNVARILDAEPADRQGVVVSAMSGVTDALIGLTKLAQRRDEAWQGKLEELGKRHLDAIAELGLSDAAGLLDVLRKDLDDVSVLLRATALGRACSEQMLEVIAGYGELWSAQILAAYLRAQDVDAVFCDAREVLIAAPGEIGPIIQWEGSQARMDAWLEAHPSRRLVITGYIASAPDGSPTTLKRNGSDFSAAIFGRLLDASSVTIWTDVDGVLSADPRRVPEAIVLPEMSYAEAVELAYFGAKVLHPRTMAPAVDKGIPIWIRNTFNASHPGTKIHAGGRAEGASAEPTHAVKGFSTVDDVALVNVEGTGMIGVPGIARRVFGALREVGVSVSLISQASSEHSICFAVPGAQGELARSTVERAFAQDVAQGGVERVSLVPDCSILAAVGDEMVHTAGVAAKFFGALGKAGVNVRAIAQGSSERNISAVVDRRDANRALRAVHASFYLSDLTLSVGLVGPGLVGRTLLAQLAAQAEALRAQFRIDLQVRAIADSRRMILSNGPIALDRWQDELASDRAVPTDLEKLAAHVHAEHLPHAVIIDCSASEVVADRYVRWMEGGIHVITPNKRASAGPLSRYQALRKLGRALRTHYFYEATVGAGLPVISTLRDLVQTGDRILKIEGVLSGTLAYVFNAFDGERPFSAVVAEAKRRGYTEPDPRDDLSGMDVARKLTILGREAGLGLELSEVQVESLVPPGCAGVANAEAFLGCLERHDAAMTAKLTEARAQGEALRYVGVVDADGRASVSLRRYPLSHPFARITGSDNIIAFTTERYRAQPLVVQGPGAGPDVTAGGVFADLLRLTAYLGAPS; encoded by the coding sequence ATGACCGCCGCTGCCTGGGTCGTGCACAAGTTCGGCGGGACCAGCGTCGCGAACGCCGAGCGCTACCGCAACGTCGCGCGCATCCTCGACGCCGAGCCCGCCGATCGTCAGGGCGTCGTGGTGAGCGCCATGTCCGGCGTGACCGACGCGCTCATCGGCCTCACGAAGCTCGCCCAGCGCCGCGACGAGGCCTGGCAAGGCAAGCTCGAAGAGCTCGGAAAGCGTCACCTCGACGCCATCGCCGAGCTCGGGCTGTCGGATGCGGCCGGGCTCCTCGACGTTCTCCGCAAGGACCTCGACGACGTGAGCGTGCTCCTGCGCGCGACCGCCCTCGGCCGCGCGTGCAGCGAGCAGATGCTCGAGGTCATCGCGGGCTACGGCGAGCTGTGGAGCGCGCAGATCCTCGCCGCCTACCTGCGCGCGCAGGACGTGGACGCCGTCTTCTGCGACGCGCGCGAGGTGCTGATCGCAGCGCCCGGCGAGATCGGTCCGATCATCCAGTGGGAGGGCTCGCAGGCCCGCATGGACGCCTGGCTCGAGGCGCACCCGTCGCGCAGGCTCGTCATCACCGGCTACATCGCCAGCGCGCCCGACGGCTCTCCGACCACGCTCAAGCGCAACGGCAGCGACTTCTCCGCGGCCATCTTCGGCCGGCTCCTCGACGCCTCCTCGGTCACGATCTGGACCGACGTCGACGGCGTGCTCTCCGCCGATCCGCGGCGCGTGCCCGAGGCCATCGTGCTGCCCGAGATGTCCTACGCCGAGGCCGTCGAGCTCGCGTACTTCGGCGCGAAGGTGCTGCACCCGCGCACCATGGCCCCCGCCGTCGACAAGGGGATCCCGATCTGGATCCGCAACACCTTCAACGCCTCCCACCCGGGCACGAAGATCCACGCAGGAGGACGCGCCGAGGGAGCCTCCGCCGAGCCCACGCACGCGGTGAAGGGCTTCTCCACGGTGGACGACGTCGCGCTCGTGAACGTGGAGGGCACGGGCATGATCGGCGTGCCCGGGATCGCCCGGCGCGTGTTCGGCGCGCTCCGCGAGGTCGGCGTCTCGGTCTCGCTCATCTCGCAGGCCAGCTCGGAGCACTCGATCTGCTTCGCGGTGCCGGGAGCCCAGGGCGAGCTCGCGAGGAGCACCGTCGAGCGTGCGTTCGCGCAGGACGTGGCGCAAGGCGGCGTCGAGCGCGTGAGCCTCGTCCCCGATTGCAGCATCCTCGCGGCCGTGGGCGACGAGATGGTCCACACCGCCGGCGTCGCCGCGAAGTTCTTCGGCGCGCTCGGCAAGGCCGGCGTGAACGTGCGGGCGATCGCGCAGGGCTCTTCCGAGCGCAACATCTCCGCCGTCGTCGATCGCCGCGACGCCAACCGCGCCCTGCGCGCGGTGCACGCGAGCTTCTACCTCTCCGACCTCACGCTCTCCGTCGGCCTCGTGGGCCCGGGGCTCGTGGGCCGCACCCTGCTCGCCCAGCTCGCCGCCCAGGCCGAGGCGCTGCGCGCGCAGTTCCGCATCGATCTTCAGGTCCGCGCGATCGCCGACTCGCGCCGCATGATCCTGTCGAACGGCCCCATCGCGCTCGATCGCTGGCAGGACGAGCTCGCCTCCGATCGCGCCGTGCCGACCGACCTCGAAAAGCTCGCGGCCCACGTCCACGCCGAGCACCTGCCCCACGCGGTGATCATCGACTGCAGCGCGAGCGAGGTCGTCGCCGATCGTTACGTGCGCTGGATGGAGGGGGGCATCCACGTGATCACCCCCAACAAGCGCGCGAGCGCCGGCCCGCTCTCCCGCTACCAGGCGCTCCGCAAGCTCGGTCGCGCCCTGCGCACGCACTACTTCTACGAGGCCACCGTCGGCGCAGGCCTCCCCGTGATCAGCACCCTGCGCGACCTCGTGCAGACCGGCGATCGCATCCTGAAGATCGAGGGCGTCCTCTCGGGCACGCTCGCCTATGTCTTCAACGCCTTCGACGGCGAAAGGCCCTTCTCCGCGGTGGTCGCCGAGGCCAAGCGCCGCGGCTACACCGAGCCCGACCCGCGCGACGACCTGTCGGGCATGGACGTCGCCCGCAAGCTGACGATCCTCGGCCGCGAGGCGGGGCTCGGGCTCGAGCTCTCCGAGGTGCAGGTCGAGAGCCTCGTGCCCCCGGGCTGCGCTGGCGTCGCCAACGCCGAGGCGTTCCTCGGCTGCCTCGAACGCCACGACGCCGCCATGACCGCGAAGCTCACCGAGGCCCGCGCGCAAGGCGAGGCGCTGCGCTACGTGGGCGTGGTCGATGCCGACGGCCGCGCGAGCGTGTCGCTGCGCCGCTACCCGCTCTCGCACCCCTTCGCGCGGATCACGGGCAGCGACAACATCATCGCCTTCACCACCGAGCGCTATCGCGCGCAGCCCCTCGTCGTGCAGGGCCCAGGCGCCGGCCCCGACGTGACCGCGGGCGGCGTGTTCGCGGATCTGCTCCGCCTCACGGCCTACCTCGGCGCCCCTTCGTAG
- a CDS encoding serine/threonine-protein kinase PknK, protein MQAGERVGRRFEILRRAGSGGMGAVYQALDTQTGDQVAIKFLLGYSQDDRARFEREAMALAGLSHPSVVRYVSHGTTDDGEPYIVMEWLEGEDLAARLRRKRLGVLRSLRLARHIATALAVAHRRGIVHRDLKPTNLFLVGGSIDRVKLLDFGIAWLGSLGRVTRTGALMGTPGYMAPEQARGEAKLTPAADVFATGCVLFEALSGKPAFQADNALALLAKLVLDKPPHIRDMCPEVPPSVEALVDRMLAKDPAERPADGAALIAEIEAAEQGAADVEPPPSTVARPGTLGGGERRVFSVVLIGRPEGIAAPSDITLPASAAQPLQQKIERAAHEAGAHLERLADGSMALALGRAGFAKDRAAAAAHLALSLRTLVPDRPIALATGQGEGVALPLGAVIDRAARRLTRPPLRRKDTLAPIAIDEVTAALLDPRFEWIESMGEPVLIGEREHAGAARTLLGKPTPCVGRERELRMLEGIFAAAVEERFAQAVLITAPAGMGKSRLLHELIAAIRRRGDPCAVWVGRGDSRRVGSSLGLLGQALRGACSIGGGEPLAERRDRIRERVARRVPLPHVRRVAEFMGELLGTPFPDEESAPLRAARRDPQLMGEQMLRAFLDFVRAEAEASAIVLVLEDLHWGDAPTVRFVDAVLRSERSLPFVVLALARPEVHQIFPRLWAERDAQELRLRPLARRASEEIVHAVLGKTLPAETVDEMLTRADGNAFYLEELIRAAVEGRHALPETVVAMVQSRLEGLEPEARKVLRAASIFGEVFWRGSVSALLGSELGADRVGEWLSALVEREVLVRRSDSRFPGEDELAFRQSLLREGAYAMLTDADRAIGHRVAAEWLEEHGEADALVLAEHFETGEVLERAAGYYLTATEQAVRDGDLDAARARVQRGLDCDPDDAGRADLLTCLLRIRGMRNEWGEDTAALSDEIMCASPPGSGAWLVGAGHKLTAALYRGDFPVFLARAREFMRVEPSPETMGTFVFTLASCTFYLCCAGRFDIALECLRRLDERSSALAEGDPVAQAWVLLSRANYELYGADDPFAALCYAEESVRSFEEADHRSNALRARIYVGICLSVLGARGRAEEELSRTLGAGHDAGTTSALRSYHLVSLLATRGALEEARTWAARMIEDGRTRRFAPLLGFGRSALAEVLLCEGHAEEAEREALAATEQLSTLPIYRAIPGATLATLALARGQTAEAITAAEGLLGGEESQAVRSTQLRLVLAEALRAEGREGEARVAIQEARSLLLSIAATIPDPGYRQSFLEDVPENARTLECARRWLGEG, encoded by the coding sequence ATGCAGGCGGGCGAACGGGTAGGAAGACGCTTCGAGATCCTGCGCCGCGCCGGCTCCGGAGGCATGGGCGCAGTCTACCAGGCGCTCGACACCCAGACCGGCGACCAGGTCGCCATCAAGTTCCTGCTCGGCTACTCGCAAGACGATCGCGCCCGCTTCGAGCGCGAGGCCATGGCCCTCGCAGGTCTCAGCCACCCGAGCGTCGTCCGCTACGTCTCCCACGGCACCACCGACGACGGCGAGCCTTATATCGTCATGGAGTGGCTCGAGGGCGAGGACCTCGCCGCCCGCCTGCGCCGAAAGCGCCTCGGCGTCCTGCGCAGCCTGCGCCTCGCCCGCCACATCGCCACGGCCCTCGCCGTCGCCCACCGCCGCGGCATCGTCCACCGCGATCTGAAGCCCACGAACCTCTTCCTCGTCGGCGGCTCCATCGACCGCGTCAAGCTCCTCGATTTCGGCATCGCCTGGCTCGGCAGCCTCGGCCGCGTCACCCGCACCGGCGCCCTCATGGGCACCCCCGGCTACATGGCCCCCGAGCAGGCCCGCGGCGAGGCGAAGCTCACGCCCGCCGCCGACGTCTTCGCCACCGGCTGCGTGCTCTTCGAGGCCCTCTCCGGAAAGCCCGCCTTCCAGGCCGACAACGCCCTCGCCCTGCTCGCGAAGCTGGTCCTCGACAAACCTCCCCACATCCGCGACATGTGCCCCGAGGTCCCGCCCTCGGTCGAGGCCCTCGTCGACCGCATGCTCGCCAAGGACCCCGCCGAGCGCCCCGCCGACGGCGCCGCCCTCATCGCCGAGATCGAGGCCGCCGAGCAGGGCGCCGCCGATGTCGAGCCGCCTCCCTCCACGGTCGCTCGCCCCGGCACGCTCGGCGGCGGCGAGCGGCGCGTCTTCTCCGTCGTGCTCATCGGCCGGCCCGAGGGCATCGCCGCCCCCTCGGACATCACCCTCCCCGCCTCGGCCGCCCAGCCCCTCCAGCAGAAGATCGAGCGCGCCGCGCACGAGGCAGGCGCGCACCTCGAGCGCCTCGCCGACGGCTCCATGGCCCTCGCGCTCGGCCGGGCCGGCTTCGCCAAGGACCGCGCCGCTGCGGCCGCGCACCTCGCGCTCTCGCTGCGCACCCTCGTCCCCGATCGCCCCATCGCGCTCGCCACCGGCCAGGGCGAGGGCGTCGCGCTGCCCCTCGGCGCCGTCATCGATCGCGCCGCCCGCAGGCTCACGCGCCCGCCGCTGCGCAGAAAGGACACCCTCGCCCCCATCGCCATCGACGAGGTCACCGCGGCGCTGCTAGACCCGCGCTTCGAGTGGATCGAGAGCATGGGCGAGCCCGTCTTGATCGGCGAGCGCGAGCACGCGGGGGCGGCGCGCACGCTGCTCGGCAAGCCCACGCCCTGCGTCGGTCGTGAGCGCGAGCTGCGGATGCTCGAGGGCATCTTCGCCGCCGCCGTCGAGGAGCGCTTCGCCCAGGCCGTGCTGATCACGGCGCCCGCGGGCATGGGCAAATCGCGCCTGTTGCACGAGCTCATCGCCGCGATCCGGCGCCGCGGCGATCCCTGCGCGGTGTGGGTCGGCCGGGGCGACTCGCGGCGCGTCGGATCGTCGCTCGGGCTGCTCGGGCAAGCCTTGCGCGGCGCGTGCAGCATCGGCGGCGGCGAGCCCCTCGCCGAGCGGCGCGACCGCATCCGCGAGCGCGTCGCGCGCCGGGTCCCGCTCCCCCACGTCCGGCGCGTGGCCGAGTTCATGGGCGAGCTTCTGGGCACGCCGTTCCCGGACGAGGAGAGCGCTCCGTTACGCGCGGCGCGGCGCGATCCGCAGCTCATGGGCGAGCAGATGCTGCGCGCCTTCCTCGATTTCGTGCGCGCCGAGGCCGAGGCGAGCGCGATCGTCCTCGTGCTCGAGGACCTGCACTGGGGCGACGCGCCCACGGTGCGCTTCGTCGACGCGGTCCTGCGCAGCGAGCGGTCCTTGCCCTTCGTCGTCCTCGCGCTCGCGCGCCCCGAGGTGCACCAGATCTTCCCGCGCCTGTGGGCCGAGCGCGACGCCCAGGAGCTGCGCCTGCGGCCCCTCGCGCGCCGGGCGTCCGAGGAGATCGTGCACGCGGTGCTCGGCAAGACCCTGCCCGCCGAGACCGTCGACGAGATGCTCACGCGGGCCGACGGCAACGCCTTCTATCTGGAAGAGCTCATCCGCGCCGCGGTCGAGGGGCGGCATGCGCTGCCGGAGACGGTGGTGGCGATGGTGCAATCGCGCCTCGAGGGGCTCGAGCCCGAGGCGCGCAAGGTGCTGCGCGCGGCCAGCATCTTCGGCGAGGTCTTCTGGCGCGGCAGCGTCTCGGCCCTGCTCGGCAGCGAGCTCGGCGCGGATCGGGTGGGCGAGTGGCTCTCGGCGCTCGTCGAGCGCGAGGTGCTCGTGCGCCGCAGCGACAGCCGCTTCCCGGGCGAGGACGAGCTCGCCTTCCGGCAGTCGCTCCTGCGCGAGGGCGCCTACGCGATGCTGACGGACGCCGACCGCGCCATTGGCCATCGCGTCGCGGCCGAGTGGCTCGAGGAGCACGGCGAGGCGGACGCGCTCGTGCTGGCCGAGCATTTCGAGACCGGCGAGGTGCTCGAGCGCGCGGCGGGCTACTACCTGACGGCCACCGAGCAAGCGGTGCGCGACGGAGATCTCGACGCCGCGCGCGCGCGGGTGCAGCGGGGGCTCGATTGCGACCCTGACGACGCTGGCCGCGCGGATCTGCTCACGTGCCTGCTCAGAATTCGCGGCATGCGCAACGAGTGGGGCGAGGACACGGCCGCGCTGAGCGACGAGATCATGTGCGCCTCGCCCCCGGGCAGCGGCGCGTGGCTGGTCGGCGCGGGGCACAAGCTGACGGCCGCGCTCTATCGGGGCGACTTTCCGGTCTTCCTCGCGAGGGCGCGCGAGTTCATGCGCGTCGAGCCCTCGCCCGAGACGATGGGAACGTTCGTGTTCACCCTCGCCTCGTGCACGTTCTATCTCTGCTGCGCGGGCCGCTTCGATATCGCGCTCGAATGCCTGCGGCGCCTGGACGAGCGCAGCTCCGCGCTGGCCGAGGGCGATCCCGTGGCGCAGGCCTGGGTGCTGCTATCGCGCGCCAATTACGAGCTTTATGGCGCCGACGATCCCTTCGCGGCCCTGTGCTACGCGGAGGAGTCGGTGCGGAGCTTCGAGGAGGCCGATCACCGCAGCAACGCGCTGCGGGCCCGCATCTACGTGGGCATCTGCCTTTCCGTGCTGGGGGCGCGTGGGCGCGCGGAGGAGGAGCTTTCGCGCACGCTCGGCGCGGGGCACGACGCGGGGACGACCAGCGCCTTGCGCAGCTATCACCTGGTCTCGCTGCTCGCGACGCGGGGCGCGCTGGAGGAGGCGCGGACGTGGGCGGCGCGGATGATCGAGGACGGCCGGACGCGCCGCTTCGCCCCGCTGCTCGGCTTCGGCCGCTCCGCGCTTGCCGAGGTGCTCCTGTGCGAGGGCCACGCCGAGGAGGCCGAGCGAGAAGCCCTCGCCGCCACGGAGCAGCTCTCGACGCTGCCCATTTACCGCGCAATCCCTGGAGCGACCCTGGCGACCCTCGCGCTCGCGCGAGGCCAGACGGCCGAGGCCATCACCGCGGCCGAGGGTCTTCTGGGCGGCGAGGAATCGCAGGCGGTGCGCAGCACGCAATTGCGCCTCGTGCTCGCCGAGGCCCTGCGCGCCGAGGGCCGCGAGGGCGAGGCGCGGGTGGCGATCCAGGAAGCGCGCTCGCTGCTGCTCTCGATCGCGGCGACCATCCCGGATCCAGGCTATCGACAGAGCTTCCTGGAGGATGTCCCAGAGAATGCGCGGACGCTGGAATGCGCGCGGCGGTGGCTCGGGGAAGGGTGA
- the thrC gene encoding threonine synthase, with protein MTYSAKLACFAGCPERYALDEVIYRCRACGSLLDVEHDMDALAGRSAAGWMNLFDRRWMRTEWPYGSGVWGKKEWVYPDIADESVVSFAEGGSNLLWAERYGKSLGLDELWVKQCGNSHTGSFKDLGMTVLVSAVREMIRRGRPVRAIACASTGDTSAALAAYCAAADLPALVLLPRDKVSIAQLLQPLANGALVFSLDTDFDGCMKVVQALAEDGSIYLANSMNSLRIEGQKTVAIEIVQQLDWEVPDWIVVPGGNLGNVYALGKGLLAMQRLGLVSRLPRLCVAQAERANPLYRAFVAGFDSYAPITAQATLASAIQIGNPVSIQRAIRVLKATNGVVEQASEHELSDAVARADRTGMYNDPHTGVALAAVEKLVRAGTIGRKERVVVVSTAHGLKFTEFKRGYHLGALEGVTSEHANKPIELAPDVDAVRRAIDARIKA; from the coding sequence ATGACGTACTCCGCAAAGCTCGCCTGCTTCGCCGGTTGTCCGGAGCGCTACGCGCTGGACGAGGTGATCTACCGCTGCCGCGCCTGCGGCTCGCTGCTCGACGTGGAGCACGACATGGATGCCCTCGCCGGGAGGAGCGCGGCCGGGTGGATGAACCTCTTCGACCGCCGCTGGATGCGCACCGAGTGGCCCTATGGCTCGGGGGTCTGGGGCAAGAAAGAATGGGTCTATCCCGATATCGCGGACGAGAGCGTCGTGAGCTTCGCCGAGGGGGGCTCGAACCTGCTGTGGGCCGAGCGCTACGGCAAATCGCTCGGGCTCGACGAGCTGTGGGTGAAGCAGTGCGGCAACTCGCACACCGGCTCGTTCAAGGATCTCGGCATGACCGTGCTGGTGTCGGCGGTGCGGGAGATGATCCGCCGCGGCAGGCCGGTCCGCGCGATCGCGTGCGCCTCGACGGGCGACACCTCGGCGGCCCTCGCCGCGTATTGCGCCGCCGCGGACCTGCCTGCGCTGGTGCTCTTGCCGCGGGACAAGGTCTCGATCGCGCAGCTCTTGCAGCCGCTCGCCAATGGCGCGCTGGTGTTCTCGCTCGACACCGACTTCGACGGCTGCATGAAGGTCGTGCAGGCGCTCGCGGAGGACGGCTCGATCTACCTCGCCAACTCGATGAACAGCCTGCGCATCGAGGGGCAGAAGACGGTGGCGATCGAGATCGTCCAGCAGCTCGACTGGGAGGTGCCCGACTGGATCGTGGTGCCGGGCGGCAACCTCGGGAACGTGTACGCGCTCGGCAAGGGGCTGCTCGCGATGCAGCGGCTCGGGCTCGTGTCGAGGCTGCCGCGGCTGTGCGTGGCGCAGGCCGAGCGGGCGAACCCGCTTTACCGGGCGTTCGTGGCGGGGTTCGACAGCTACGCGCCCATCACGGCGCAGGCGACCCTCGCGTCGGCGATCCAGATCGGCAATCCGGTCAGCATCCAGCGCGCGATCCGGGTCCTGAAGGCGACGAACGGCGTGGTGGAGCAGGCCAGCGAGCACGAGCTATCGGACGCGGTGGCGCGGGCCGATCGCACGGGCATGTACAACGACCCGCACACGGGGGTGGCGCTGGCGGCGGTGGAGAAGCTCGTGCGGGCGGGGACGATCGGGCGCAAGGAGCGCGTGGTCGTCGTGAGCACCGCGCACGGGCTCAAGTTCACCGAGTTCAAGCGCGGCTATCACCTCGGCGCGCTCGAGGGGGTCACGTCGGAGCACGCGAACAAGCCGATCGAGCTGGCGCCGGACGTGGATGCGGTCCGGCGCGCGATCGACGCGCGGATCAAGGCGTAG